From the Candidatus Babeliales bacterium genome, the window AGATCTTTCATATGAATTAGGATTAAATCCTGTTGCAAAAGAACAGCTTATGCAATTGAGAGATGATGAGCTGGAGCGCTTGCAACAAGCGATTATCGATCAGCATTTGATATTGGCATTGCATGTGAATGAAGTGATTGTGCGTTATGATAAAGCGTGGGAAGACGCTACTAGTTTCTCTGGATGCCATAATCAAGAAGTTAGTTGTTGGAACAGAAATTTGAACAATGTGCCTTGCGATGTTGCTCTTAGATTATATGCAGCCCTTTTTATTTGGAGAGAGTTGCTTAATAATCTTGAACAAAAAACAAAAGAAATGCAGGGGATATTGAGTTATTATCAAAAGCTAAAAAATAATTTTTTTGTTTCTCAAACAACAACAATTTTTCAGATTTTGCCTGCATTTGTACAGAAAGCTGATATTGCGGTTGGATACGTTCAGCATAACAAGCAAATAGTGCTTTCAAATATGCTAATTAGTGAAGCTTGTTTAACGCGCTATAGAATTTTAACCGCAGAATTAATTAAGAAGAATCAAGCTGCAGCGGAAAAATATCGTGCTGCGCGAGATGATTCCAAAGATGGTAGTGTGTATGCGAAGGGGATACATGCTGCAGTTAAAGCAATCTTGGATAGGCAAGCTACAGGGGAAGTGTATACTGGCTATGCACCAGGTCCAGATGATGATGAGGATTTTTTTAAGAATTTAGAGAAAAAGGCTGATAAAAGAAGGCGCTTGCCAGGAGGAGGAAAATATTATCGTGATCCTGAAACAGGTCTTTGGTGGTCTAAGGATAATGGTAGTAATCATGCCGGGGTTCATTATAAAGTGTATTTAGAACGAAAAACATATCTTGAATGGATTTGGGATGTATGTCTAAAAACGGGAAGAATAATGGATAAACATAAAGGACCTATTGGTAGAACTATTCGAATGAAAGATTTGATACCTTTTTAAGGAGTTACCAGTTTTCTTATGAATTATATAACAATAAAAAAACATGATGATTTTCAAGCATTGTTTGATGTGGATGTTTTAATCACAGGAGACCTTGCGCGTCAAAGGGAGGAGCTAGAGTGGAATACCTGGCATCTTTCTTTTGATAAAAAATTTGTGCAAAAGCTGAAGATTGATGATTTACAGCGGTTTGTTGCAAAATTAATTGATAGCCGTGTGCAACAATTGAGAAGGCAGAGCAATCATACACCAGTAACGTTTTATGTTTGGTTTGAAAAAGCAGCGTTGCAATTATGTTTTGATTTTTTATCAGGCAAAGATATTAAGCTGCCTTTTGAGCGTGGATTGAATTTATTATCTTCAATTGATCCTGTGCTTACAATATTTTTATCTGAAGCACAACGCATTGCAATTCACGGTAATCTTAATGATTTTATAGAGTCGGTTCGAACAGATTCAGGCTGGGAAGGAGATCCTGGTTGGGATGATGATGAACCGGAGTGGATTCAGGACGTATACGTTACAACGCTCAAAGTAACTCCATGTTAATAAATTATGCCCATATAAAAAAGTACGATGATTTTCAAGAGATATTTGATGCAAATATTTTAATAACGGGTAATCCTGCGCGTCAAAAAGAAGAAATATGCGAGAATATGTGGAAGGTCGGTTTTGATAAGAAGCTTATAAAAAAACTGACTATGCAGGATTTGCAACAATTTATTGAAAAATTAGTGCAAGTTCGTATTGAGCAACTCAAAAGACAGATGAATTATACTCCTGTAACATTTTATGTTTGGATTGATGAAATGTCACAGCATTTATGTTTTGATTTTTTATCAGGCAAAGATATTGTATTGCCACCTGAAGGGCGGTTTAATATATTGTCTTCAGTTGATCAGATTCTTGCATCATTTTTAGCTGAAGTGCAGCGAGTTGCGACTCATGGCAATTTGCAGGATTTTAGAGTTATAAATCCGGGTGATCCTGGTTGGGATGATGACGATTTTTGGGGTGAAAAGATACAGCAGCAGTATATTCAAGACATATATATTACAACTTTAGAACCTCAGTGAGTACTACATATGAATCTTTTATATTGGCTTTCGGCCTTACAAATTATTTTAGAAAGTTTTCCGATTAGCAGTTCTAGTCATCTCATTTTATTTGAACGGTTAATGCAGTGGTGTGGCGTTGCGCATATGCCAGTGGTGTTAGATGGTTCCGTCGAAGCATGGCAAGAAATACTCAATGTTCTGCATGGTCCTACAGTTATTGTTCTCGCGCTGTTTTTTGCAAGGCGCTGGTTGGCTTTGGTAACGTGGGATAAAACGTGGTTTTGGCAGATTGTGTCGTGGGGTATGCTCGTTCTGGTAGCAGATCTTTGTACTCTGCTATTTTTTTTCTTATTCAAGCATACCGGAAAAGATTTTTTTCCATTGGGGCTTGGCCTATGCGTTACCGCAATGAGTTTGTTGTTAACAAAATATTATGCAGTTGATGAGAATAAAAAATTTGATGGGATGGCGGCGATTATTTTAGGATGCGCGCAAGGCATTGCATTGTTGCCAGGAATTTCTCGCTTTGGTTTTACGTTTATGGCGGCACGATGGTTACAGTTTTCGCCACGGCGAGCATTTGAGCTTTCTTTTTTGATAGAGCTGCCGCTGATTTTTGCTGCGTTTGTAAAAAGTGCATATGGCTTAGGATGGTTGCAGATACAGACGGTATTCTTGCATGTTGATCTTATTTTAGTTATGATTGCGGCAATGATTGGAGCGTGGATTGGTTTAGTGGTAATGGATTATCTTATAAATACCAATCGTATGTGGTGGTTTTCGGTATATATGATATTGCCGATTACGGTCTGGTGTTTTGTCAGATAATTTTTTATCAAAACAGTTAAGTGATGAATCTTTTGTAGTGGTATGGAGTACGTTGTGCGTAAAACAAATTATGTGAAGAAGCAAGTATGGTTTGGAGCGTATCAACGAGAGTTGCACATTATTTTTCTCATTTCGCTTGCCCTCTTTCTTTCTCTATCATTATGCACGTATAATCCCACTGATAGTTCTTGGTGGTATGCAACCAGTGATGGATTCCAGCTTACTAATGCATGCGGTTTTGTGGGTGCGCAGATAGCGGCACTCTTTTTTTATCTGTTCGGTTCAGGCTCTTTTTTTTGTATAGCCCCACTTTGTTTTACGATTTATTTGTTGTGGTATGGATTGCCGGTACGGTCTGAATGGGATCGATATGGTGCGTATGCAGTTTTTATTGTTGCCGTCTCAACACTGTCTGCCGCATATAAAATTATGATTGGTGGCGCACATGTTCCTGGGGGTTTTATTGGCTTGCATATGTGGCGATTACTGTACCGATGGTTTGATTATGTAGGGGCTGTGTTGTGTATTTACACCACATTGCTTGCCTCTTCTATTATCATCACACAACTTTCTTTTATTGCTTGGTTTAGATCTTTAACGGTTAAACGATATATGTACACACTCTATAGATGGTTTCGAGTAACAGTGCGAGCATTAACGCCAGTTATGGTGCGCGGGACAGATTTTGTTCGCTGGATTGGGCAGCGCATTATTGGTGCAGCTCGTGCGGCAATTCACTATGTTGGTCTTGCATCTACGCCACTTGAATATGACGCACCAGAATATGATGATCCAGCGCTTGATTATCAAGATACAGATGTATCAGCATTGTTACATCGTACAACAATTGCTGCAATGCCAGTTGAGCATGTGGTTAATCAACTGAACAATGGTAACAATGAAAATCTGGTTTCATCGGTTACTCATCTGGAGCATCTGAATTCTCAACCGATTCCTGAAACGATTGTTATGCCAGAGGAACCATCGCAACCATCTGAAGGTGCTGCGCCTGTAGTTGATCAGTACCAATTACCGAATGTATCTATTTTTATTGGCACGCAGGGGCATGAACATGACGTGCAGCTGATGAAGCAATTAGAAAAACGAGCGCATATATTAGAAGAAAAGTTACGCTGTTTTGGTATTGCGGGATCAGTAACTTCTATAAAATCAGGGCCAGTAGTTACCTTATTTGAGTATATGCCTACTATTGATTCAAAAATCAGTAAGATTATTGCGCTTGAAGATGATTTAGCACTTGCGTTGCAAGCATTGAGTATTCGTATTATTGCACCGATTCCGGGTAAATCAGTTGTCGGTTTTGAGGTTGCAAATGCTCGCAGAACGAGCGTTCTTTTAGCGGATATTATTCAATCAGATTTGTATATGCAATATGCTGGGCAATTACCGCTTATATTAGGAAAAGATACGATTGGCAATAATGTGGTAGCAGATTTGGCGACAATGCCTCATTTATTAGTAGCGGGTTCAACAGGATCAGGAAAGTCGGTTGCACTCAATAGCATGCTTATTAGTTTGCTGTGTGCACACACTCCGGATGGTCTGCGTCTTATTTTGATTGATCCCAAGAGGCTTGAATTTGCGCCATACGCTGATATTGCGCATTTATTATTCCCGATTGTTACTAATCCACGTGACTCGGTTCCTGTTTTGCAATGGGTTGTGCACGAGATGGAAGAGCGCTATCAAAAGATGGCTGAACATGGTGCACGTAATTATGGTGATTATAATAAAATGATGGAAGCAGATGAGAAGTTGCCACTGATAGTAGTGATTATTGATGAGTTATCAGATCTGATGATGACAGCAGGCCGCGAAATTGAAGGATTAATTGTTCGTATTGCGCAGATGGCGCGCGCAGCGGGTATTCATTTGATTGTTGCAACGCAACGACCGTCAGTGGACGTAATTACTGGGTTGATCAAAGTAAACTTTCCCAGTAGAATTTCGTTTCGAGTGACATCAAAAGT encodes:
- a CDS encoding undecaprenyl-diphosphate phosphatase, translating into MNLLYWLSALQIILESFPISSSSHLILFERLMQWCGVAHMPVVLDGSVEAWQEILNVLHGPTVIVLALFFARRWLALVTWDKTWFWQIVSWGMLVLVADLCTLLFFFLFKHTGKDFFPLGLGLCVTAMSLLLTKYYAVDENKKFDGMAAIILGCAQGIALLPGISRFGFTFMAARWLQFSPRRAFELSFLIELPLIFAAFVKSAYGLGWLQIQTVFLHVDLILVMIAAMIGAWIGLVVMDYLINTNRMWWFSVYMILPITVWCFVR
- a CDS encoding DNA translocase FtsK, whose amino-acid sequence is MRKTNYVKKQVWFGAYQRELHIIFLISLALFLSLSLCTYNPTDSSWWYATSDGFQLTNACGFVGAQIAALFFYLFGSGSFFCIAPLCFTIYLLWYGLPVRSEWDRYGAYAVFIVAVSTLSAAYKIMIGGAHVPGGFIGLHMWRLLYRWFDYVGAVLCIYTTLLASSIIITQLSFIAWFRSLTVKRYMYTLYRWFRVTVRALTPVMVRGTDFVRWIGQRIIGAARAAIHYVGLASTPLEYDAPEYDDPALDYQDTDVSALLHRTTIAAMPVEHVVNQLNNGNNENLVSSVTHLEHLNSQPIPETIVMPEEPSQPSEGAAPVVDQYQLPNVSIFIGTQGHEHDVQLMKQLEKRAHILEEKLRCFGIAGSVTSIKSGPVVTLFEYMPTIDSKISKIIALEDDLALALQALSIRIIAPIPGKSVVGFEVANARRTSVLLADIIQSDLYMQYAGQLPLILGKDTIGNNVVADLATMPHLLVAGSTGSGKSVALNSMLISLLCAHTPDGLRLILIDPKRLEFAPYADIAHLLFPIVTNPRDSVPVLQWVVHEMEERYQKMAEHGARNYGDYNKMMEADEKLPLIVVIIDELSDLMMTAGREIEGLIVRIAQMARAAGIHLIVATQRPSVDVITGLIKVNFPSRISFRVTSKVDSRTILDCSGADKLLGKGDMLFLDSAHSILTRVHGAYVSDHEIKTVTDHIRAQRPVVYRDLIRELTDSNQEVKTIDDELYEAVLIFLQEIDDISISLLQRKFRIGYNRSARIIEILQSRGLIMPSEGGKPRKVIR